Proteins from a single region of Apium graveolens cultivar Ventura chromosome 7, ASM990537v1, whole genome shotgun sequence:
- the LOC141672199 gene encoding putative proline-rich receptor-like protein kinase PERK6, whose translation MSSSSSSSAPPSDKDSSSSSPPPPPPPPPSNKNNNNGNNKSPPPPPPSSSSKKSQTPPPPPPYSQSEKSHAKALAPPQKSKSSSDSDIHTKAIIGGVFGGAALLLLLTIASICCCCRKKKKKRGDVYYNSGPPATNWTNPQSSEYHLKMPQSGAVSSEYGWGAPPPPPPMGHSSDMSSNGYSGPFQPPQRPPHPAVALGFNQSTFTYDDLAAATNGFAQSNMIGQGGFGYVHKGVLPNGKEVAVKSLKANSGQGENEFQAEVEIISRVHHRHLVSLVGYCIAGPQRMLVYEFIPNKTLEHHLHGKGVQVMDWSSRIRVALGSAKGFAYLHEDCHPRIIHRDIKTANILIDDHFEAKVADFGLAKLSNENNTHVSTRIMGTFGYLAPEYASSGKLTDKSDVYSYGVMLLELISGKRPVDLDDEENDTLIDWARPILMRAVEGGDYDDLVDPRLKDNYDADEMLRMVACAAACIRHSARRRPKMSQIVRALEGDVSLEDLHNGAKGGAGPLNGSGASSEYDGYSVDMKKFKKAGGSSQEYSSSEFGDTGEYGHSSVVQSQELGPNRRHMNTP comes from the exons ATGTCTTCAAGTTCTAGCTCGTCGGCTCCACCATCAGATAAGGACTCTTCATCATCCTCACCTCCGCCTCCACCTCCACCTCCCCCGTCAAATAAAAATAACAACAATGGGAATAACAAGTCCCCACCACCGCCACCACCTTCATCGTCCAGCAAAAAGTCACAAACTCCACCCCCTCCACCACCATATTCGCAATCAGAAAAATCTCATGCCAAAGCACTTGCACCCCCGCAGAAGTCCAAATCATCCAGTGACTCCGACATTCATACCAAAGCCATCATTGGAGGAGTATTTGGAGGGGCAGCATTGTTGCTCCTATTAACCATAGCATCCATCTGTTGTTGTTgtagaaagaagaagaagaaaaggg GTGATGTGTACTACAACAGTGGACCACCAGCTACAAATTGGACTAATCCTCAATCTTCCGAATATCATCTTAAGATGCCTCAGAGTGGTGCAGTTAGTTCTGAATATGGGTGGGGAGCTCCGCCACCGCCACCACCTATGGGACACAGTAGTGATATGAGCTCAAATGGCTACTCCGGTCCGTTTCAACCTCCACAGAGACCTCCCCACCCAGCAGTAGCCCTTGGATTCAACCAAAGCACATTTACGTATGATGACCTAGCAGCTGCCACTAATGGATTTGCACAATCTAATATGATTGGACAGGGTGGTTTTGGATATGTTCACAAAGGAGTATTACCAAACGGCAAAGAGGTTGCTGTGAAGAGTCTCAAAGCTAATAGTGGCCAAGGGGAAAATGAATTTCAAGCTGAGGTTGAAATTATAAGCCGTGTTCACCACAGGCACCTTGTTTCTTTGGTTGGTTATTGTATTGCAGGACCTCAGAGGATGTTGGTTTATGAATTTATTCCAAATAAGACCCTTGAGCACCATCTTCATG GGAAAGGTGTTCAGGTGATGGATTGGTCTTCAAGAATCCGAGTCGCTCTTGGATCAGCCAAAGGATTTGCATACCTTCACGAAGATT GTCATCCTCGCATTATCCACAGGGACATTAAAACTGCGAATATTCTAATTGATGATCATTTCGAAGCCAAG GTAGCAGATTTTGGTTTGGCTAAGCTTTCTAATGAAAACAATACACATGTTTCTACCCGTATCATGGGCACATTTGG ATACTTGGCACCTGAGTATGCATCAAGCGGAAAGCTCACTGATAAGTCTGATGTCTATTCTTATGGTGTTATGCTCCTTGAACTGATAAGTGGAAAGCGTCCTGTGGATCTTGACGATGAGGAAAATGACACTTTGATTGACTGG GCTAGGCCTATTCTAATGCGTGCAGTAGAGGGTGGCGACTACGACGATCTGGTGGATCCTCGCTTGAAGGACAACTATGACGCTGATGAGATGCTACGCATGGTGGCATGTGCTGCTGCATGCATTAGGCATTCTGCTAGAAGACGCCCAAAAATGAGCCAG ATTGTTCGGGCGCTGGAAGGCGATGTCTCACTGGAGGACTTGCATAATGGAGCAAAGGGTGGGGCTGGTCCATTGAATGGTTCAGGTGCCAGCTCTGAGTATGATGGATACAGTGTTGACATGAAGAAATTCAAGAAGGCAGGAGGGTCAAGTCAAGAATATAGTAGCAGCGAGTTTGGCGACACTGGTGAGTATGGACATTCAAGTGTCGTCCAGTCACAAGAATTGGGTCCAAACCGGAGACATATGAACACCCCATGA